TGGATTCAGAAGTTGTGGAGAGAGGTCTATTATCTATCACTGCCTACACTTCCTGTCAGGTTATATGTATCAATACTGTCTGGTAGAATACCTAATGCGCTTTCTGGCCAGTTGTCGTGTGCAACAGTGAATGAGACATCTGAATGTTGTTCTGCTAATTCTCGCACTGCCTGTGCTGTCTGGTCATATCCTTGTTGATCGAGCTGGTCTGGAACCTCAGCTGTAAATGGATACATCTGTGCCAGCGTCTTCGGGACAGGCCCGAATGGTGGTTTTATCTGAAGACATTGGTCGTATCTCTCATGTTCCTCTCCCTCTGTTAGCAGTACATCTGTCCCAGTGATTGATATTCGATCCAGCCGCTCTTGGTGTCGATAGATCTCCGGCCGCTGAGCGCTGTCTGAAGAGAGGTAGAAAAACGTCTCTTTTGTTGCTGGATCTGACCGCTCAAGCCATCCAGCGTGGTCAAGCAACCTTCGATATCCATCAAGAATTGCAGGATGTGCTCGTGCTCGTTTTTCGACAAGCTCTAGAAGATTACCTTGATGGATTGCCTGCTTTACCCGATCTATCTCCTCAAAGCTCACATATAAATTATGTCGTGCTAACAACTCTTCTTGGCGTTTCTCAGTTGTTTCTTGAAGTTCCTTAGCACTGTACTCCGTGCATACTGGACACGAACATGGAAGCCATCGTAAATCTTCGAGATGTTTTGTACCGCGTACGGTCAAATACCGTCCGTCCCGGGCATATAGTGCATAGGCAGCTGAATCAAATAGATCGCATCCAGCAGCCGCAGTTAGTGCAAACATCATCGGATGGCCTGCCCCAAACAAGTGGACCGGTGCATCTGGCTGTAGGCCTTTCTTTGATGCCACTACAAGGTCGATAATATCGGCAAATCGATATTCCTCAAGTAGTGGAACAACTGCTCCAATCGGGTAGACATCTAAGTCGAATCTCTTAGCTCTTTTTCCCGCTTTTGTACGTAAATCTGGATATGTCGACCCTTGAACCGGTCCAGTAACGAGCATCTCTCCTGTATCGAACGACTCTGCTATCTCTAGACGATCGAGTGTTGTTTGTAGCTCCGATTCTGCCCGGGAGCGATCAACATCCGGTGGAGTTGGAATATCTATGGGCG
This portion of the Salinarchaeum sp. IM2453 genome encodes:
- the tgtA gene encoding tRNA guanosine(15) transglycosylase TgtA, producing MDPCFEINSTDAAGRIGTLTVPRNGQEVTTPALLPVINPGIKTIPPSEMESEFGAEILITNSYIIHSNEELREEALEHGLHDWLDFTGAIMTDSGSFQLSEYGSISVTTEEILQFQHDIGTDIATPIDIPTPPDVDRSRAESELQTTLDRLEIAESFDTGEMLVTGPVQGSTYPDLRTKAGKRAKRFDLDVYPIGAVVPLLEEYRFADIIDLVVASKKGLQPDAPVHLFGAGHPMMFALTAAAGCDLFDSAAYALYARDGRYLTVRGTKHLEDLRWLPCSCPVCTEYSAKELQETTEKRQEELLARHNLYVSFEEIDRVKQAIHQGNLLELVEKRARAHPAILDGYRRLLDHAGWLERSDPATKETFFYLSSDSAQRPEIYRHQERLDRISITGTDVLLTEGEEHERYDQCLQIKPPFGPVPKTLAQMYPFTAEVPDQLDQQGYDQTAQAVRELAEQHSDVSFTVAHDNWPESALGILPDSIDTYNLTGSVGSDR